A part of Odontesthes bonariensis isolate fOdoBon6 chromosome 23, fOdoBon6.hap1, whole genome shotgun sequence genomic DNA contains:
- the ccr10 gene encoding C-C chemokine receptor type 10 — protein MLNTSNSTAMNYPDYNFSDCWNNSSCNVSNSSDYDYDLDFCHPDEQQEHIIKMFQTCVFCVIFLFGIMGNCLVIATFALFRRFRLRSMTDVFLFHLALADLLLLLTLPLQVVDAHKGWVFSVGLCKAMRACYAINTYSGLLLLACISVDRYMVVARAQEMLRWRSQILTTGKLAAVGVWIVAILVSMPEILFSGVDDSEEKAYCVMQISGYVKMATYGAIIGVFCLSFLVMVVCYSSIARVLWEGHAHRRGKQGHRQRTLKLMVALVLVFLVFQLPYTVVLYLKMAGEFCGLLLEYITCTLAYARCCLNPILYALVGVRFRKDVLQLMRDSGCPCGLRLGLKTLSSASISASSPALTMLSACSPTSPTERSYSSSEAVPSIKFQFQGSK, from the exons ATGCTCAACACCTCCAACAGCACAG CAATGAATTACCCTGATTACAACTTCTCCGACTGCTGGAACAATTCTAGCTGCAATGTCAGCAACAGCTCAGATTATGATTATGACCTTGACTTTTGTCACCCTGATGAGCAGCAGGAGCACATAATCAAAATGTTCCAGACGTGCGTATTCTGCGTGATCTTTCTGTTCGGCATCATGGGAAACTGCCTTGTGATCGCCACGTTCGCTCTGTTCCGCCGCTTTCGTCTTCGCTCCATGACGGACGTCTTCCTGTTCCACCTGGCGCTGGCTGACCTCCTGCTGCTCCTAACCCTCCCCTTGCAGGTTGTGGACGCTCATAAGGGTTGGGTGTTCTCCGTCGGCCTCTGTAAAGCCATGCGTGCGTGCTACGCTATCAACACATACAgcgggctgctgctgctggcctgCATCAGCGTTGACCGCTACATGGTGGTGGCACGAGCCCAAGAGATGCTCCGGTGGCGCAGCCAGATATTAACAACAGGGAAGCTAGCCGCTGTAGGCGTCTGGATCGTCGCAATTCTCGTTAGCATGCCAGAAATCCTCTTCTCTGGGGTGGACGACTCGGAGGAAAAAGCATACTGTGTCATGCAAATAAGTGGGTATGTCAAGATGGCCACCTACGGAGCCATCATCGGAGTTTTCTGCCTGTCCTTCTTGGTCATGGTGGTGTGCTACTCTTCGATTGCTCGGGTGCTGTGGGAAGGACATGCCCATCGGCGGGGAAAGCAGGGGCATCGGCAGCGCACCCTGAAGCTGATGGTGGCCCTGGTGCTGGTTTTTCTGGTGTTCCAGCTGCCGTACACCGTAGTTCTGTATCTCAAGATGGCAGGGGAGTTCTGCGGTCTGTTGTTGGAGTACATCACCTGCACTCTGGCGTACGCCCGCTGTTGCCTCAACCCTATCCTTTACGCCCTGGTGGGAGTGCGCTTCCGTAAGGACGTGCTGCAGCTGATGCGTGATTCGGGCTGCCCATGTGGGCTCCGTTTAGGGTTAAAGACGCTGAGCTCCGCCTCTATCTCCGCTTCCTCTCCTGCGCTCACCATGCTGTCGGCTtgttctccaacatctccaactGAACGCAGTTATTCCAGCAGTGAAGCGGTACCTTCCATCAAGTTTCAGTTTCAAGGAAGCAAATAA